The Christensenella timonensis DNA segment ACGCCACGTCCTTTTATTCCTCCGGTTATCCTTTTATGATAACGCCCTCCTGATAGACCGGAACCACGCCCAGCGTATCTTCGCGCGTGCAATATTCCAGGTCATCATAAAGCTTCAATTGCTTCAAATACTCAAAATGCGTGCTTCCCTCAAGCGCGGACAGGATGTCGTGGTTCGCGTCATGGTAAAGCTTTAGGGCAACCTTGCCCATATCGTCCGTTTCCAGCGTTTCGTCGATCCGGAGCAGGCGGTCGATGATACAGCCCATCGCCAGCATATCGTCTGTCGAGAATTTGCCCTTCGTTCCGGCGCATACCAGTACGATGTCGTTTTCCAGGCTGCGCGCCTTTTTCGCGACCGCTTCCGCGTTGATGAACGAACCGATCAATACATCCTCCGCCGCGGCCATGGACTTGATGGCCACCGTCCCGTTGGTCGTCGAGAAAATAATGATCT contains these protein-coding regions:
- a CDS encoding 2-phosphosulfolactate phosphatase; translation: MKIICSAVFSDLPRQELQDRTAVMIDALRASATIITAISNKCDRIVPTEEANEAAAIKKISEGNVLLCGEIAAQKVSGFDLGNSPLEFTEDVVAEKIIIFSTTNGTVAIKSMAAAEDVLIGSFINAEAVAKKARSLENDIVLVCAGTKGKFSTDDMLAMGCIIDRLLRIDETLETDDMGKVALKLYHDANHDILSALEGSTHFEYLKQLKLYDDLEYCTREDTLGVVPVYQEGVIIKG